TAGTTTTAAATTCTAACCTATTTTTGATCTCTTCAAAAATTTCTCTTGACAAAATTGCAATAATGTGGTATATATTAATCAAATGAAGTAAAAAAAGGCTAAAATTGGTTAATTTTACTCAAGAAAAATAAGTCTCCCTTTAAATAAAAGATATTATTTATCCAGAGTGAAGTAAGACAGCAGAACCTACCAACATTCCCAGTTGTTTTACTTCGGAGAGATAGGTAGTTACAATAAAACTAATGAAGAAAGATTTTTTAGATAACAAAAAAGTGGAGGTATTGATAATTTAAAGGAGAAGCGGTCATGACGAGTAGACCTACTATTATGACATTAAAAGAGGTAGCTGATTATCTGCGTCTTCATGAATCAAGTATTTATCGACTATCAAAGGCGGGTAAAATACCTGCTTATAAAGTAGGGAGAGGCTGGAGATTTAAAAAAGATAAAATTGATGAATGGTTACATCAATCAGTTATAATCAATAAAAATAAACCCTTTGGTGAGGGAAAAAAAAGATAACGCTCACTAAAGGGTTTTTTGTTTATAAAACAGGAAGGAAAGG
The sequence above is a segment of the bacterium genome. Coding sequences within it:
- a CDS encoding helix-turn-helix domain-containing protein — encoded protein: MTSRPTIMTLKEVADYLRLHESSIYRLSKAGKIPAYKVGRGWRFKKDKIDEWLHQSVIINKNKPFGEGKKR